Proteins from a genomic interval of Sporolactobacillus sp. Y61:
- a CDS encoding thiamine pyrophosphate-dependent dehydrogenase E1 component subunit alpha codes for MENRHHKLGFSDQDVLKMYEIMLTARRIDERLWLLNRAGKIPFVVSCQGQEAAQVGAALALNREKDYVAPYYRDYGFVLAWGMTVKEMMLNNFAKAEDPNSSGRQMPGHFSYRKLRMLSHSSPVTTQNPHAVGIALAAKLKGDDVVSFVTFGEGSSNQGDFHEACNFAGVHKLPVIFMCENNHYAISVGLKHQLACEHVSDRAAGYGMFGKTFDGNDPLAAYAAVKEAADRAHRGEGPSLLEADCYRLTPHTSDDNDMTYRTKDEVEKHKKYDGVLTFASYLRKLNILTEDVEKEMEERIRKEIDDATDYAERAPFAAPDTLMHDVYEEKD; via the coding sequence ATGGAAAATCGTCATCATAAGCTTGGTTTTTCCGATCAGGATGTTTTAAAAATGTACGAAATTATGCTGACTGCCCGGCGTATAGATGAACGGCTCTGGCTGCTTAATCGTGCCGGAAAGATCCCTTTTGTCGTCTCCTGTCAGGGACAGGAAGCGGCACAGGTTGGTGCGGCTTTAGCCCTGAATCGTGAGAAAGACTATGTCGCTCCTTACTACAGGGACTATGGTTTTGTGCTTGCATGGGGTATGACAGTTAAGGAAATGATGTTGAATAATTTTGCAAAAGCAGAGGATCCGAATTCGTCCGGCAGACAGATGCCCGGGCATTTCAGTTATAGAAAATTACGGATGCTGAGCCATTCTTCACCGGTAACAACGCAAAATCCTCATGCAGTCGGTATTGCCCTTGCTGCAAAACTTAAAGGGGATGACGTTGTCAGCTTTGTGACATTCGGTGAAGGGTCTTCCAATCAGGGAGATTTTCATGAAGCCTGTAATTTTGCCGGTGTACATAAACTCCCGGTCATTTTTATGTGTGAAAATAATCACTATGCGATTTCCGTTGGCCTGAAGCATCAGCTGGCCTGTGAACATGTCTCCGACCGGGCTGCCGGATACGGCATGTTCGGCAAAACATTTGACGGTAATGATCCTCTGGCTGCTTATGCGGCTGTTAAAGAAGCGGCGGATCGTGCCCACCGTGGAGAGGGACCATCACTTCTGGAAGCTGACTGCTACAGACTGACGCCGCATACAAGTGATGACAATGATATGACTTACCGGACAAAAGATGAGGTAGAAAAACATAAAAAATATGATGGCGTACTGACGTTTGCTTCCTATCTTCGTAAGCTCAATATACTGACTGAAGATGTAGAGAAAGAGATGGAAGAAAGGATTCGGAAAGAAATTGATGATGCGACAGACTATGCGGAAAGGGCCCCGTTTGCTGCGCCGGATACCCTGATGCATGACGTATATGAGGAAAAGGACTGA
- the lpdA gene encoding dihydrolipoyl dehydrogenase: MAKNYDLVLLGGGTGGYVAAIRASQLGLKTAIVEKDALGGTCLHKGCIPAKALLRSAEVYATIKNAGSYGVDVPESILCFSRIQERKHQIIEKLHKGVQQLMKKGKIDVFTGYGRMLGPSIFSPLSGSISVAYNDDRENEILTSKNVIIATGSRPRPLKGLDMDGERILTSDDALELKSCPESIMIIGGGAIGAEWASMLADFGAEVTVIEYTDHLVPTEDDDVSRALERNFKRRGIHVVTGAKLLPETLKITNDLSVKAEVDGRQEAFHAEKMLVSVGRIPNTEDIGLENTSIETDKGYIQTNSCGQTKESHIYAIGDVIGGLQLAHVAAREGMIAVEHLSGRQPTLLDPLLVPKCIYTRPEAASIGMTEAEAKEGHVIKTGKVPFGAIGKALVYGESEGFAKIIADKENNDILGVHIFGPHATDLISEASLARLLDATPWELSETIHPHPTLSEIIGEAALAADGKAIHI; encoded by the coding sequence ATGGCTAAAAATTATGACCTGGTACTATTAGGAGGTGGCACCGGCGGTTATGTCGCTGCTATCCGTGCCAGCCAGCTCGGATTAAAAACAGCGATTGTCGAAAAAGACGCACTCGGCGGCACCTGCCTGCACAAAGGCTGCATCCCTGCAAAAGCTCTGCTGCGGAGCGCGGAGGTTTATGCAACGATTAAAAACGCAGGTTCATACGGTGTGGACGTACCAGAATCTATCCTTTGCTTTTCCCGGATTCAGGAGCGAAAACATCAGATCATTGAGAAACTTCACAAAGGGGTTCAGCAACTGATGAAAAAGGGAAAAATAGATGTATTCACCGGCTACGGGCGTATGCTGGGACCGTCTATTTTTTCCCCGCTTTCGGGATCGATTTCTGTTGCATACAACGATGACCGGGAAAATGAAATTCTGACCTCAAAGAACGTCATTATTGCAACTGGGTCACGTCCACGCCCACTGAAAGGACTTGACATGGATGGTGAAAGGATTCTGACTTCTGATGATGCGCTTGAACTTAAATCCTGTCCTGAATCCATCATGATCATCGGCGGTGGGGCTATCGGAGCAGAGTGGGCATCGATGCTCGCCGATTTTGGTGCAGAGGTGACCGTGATTGAATATACTGACCATCTCGTCCCAACTGAAGATGATGATGTTTCACGGGCTCTGGAGAGAAATTTCAAAAGGCGGGGGATTCATGTTGTGACTGGCGCAAAGCTTTTGCCGGAAACATTAAAGATAACAAATGATCTATCTGTAAAAGCTGAAGTGGATGGCAGGCAGGAAGCATTCCATGCGGAAAAGATGCTTGTTTCTGTTGGCCGGATCCCAAATACAGAAGATATAGGACTGGAAAATACTTCCATTGAGACGGATAAAGGGTATATTCAAACGAACAGCTGCGGTCAGACTAAAGAGTCCCATATTTATGCGATCGGCGATGTCATCGGCGGGCTTCAGCTGGCGCATGTCGCAGCGCGTGAAGGAATGATTGCCGTGGAACACCTTTCGGGCCGTCAGCCGACTCTGCTTGATCCACTGCTTGTTCCAAAGTGCATTTATACCCGTCCTGAAGCGGCCTCAATCGGCATGACAGAAGCGGAGGCAAAAGAAGGACATGTCATTAAAACGGGCAAAGTTCCATTCGGGGCAATTGGCAAAGCCCTGGTTTATGGTGAGTCGGAAGGGTTCGCCAAAATTATCGCAGATAAAGAGAACAACGACATTCTTGGCGTCCATATCTTTGGGCCGCACGCAACGGATCTAATCTCCGAAGCTTCTCTTGCCCGACTATTGGACGCAACACCATGGGAACTCTCAGAAACCATTCACCCGCACCCGACTTTGTCGGAGATTATCGGAGAAGCGGCTCTTGCCGCAGATGGGAAGGCGATTCATATATGA
- a CDS encoding alpha-ketoacid dehydrogenase subunit beta, translated as MAVISYIEAVTQALKEEMERDENVIVMGEDVGKRGGVFQATKGLYDEFGEKRVIDTPLAESAIVGVGIGAAMYGLRPVAEMQFSDFMLPATNQIISEAAKLRYRSNNDWTAPMTIRAPYGGGVHGGLYHSQSMEAIFANVPGLQIVMPSTPYDVKGLLKAAIRDNDPVIFFEHKRAYRLIKGEVPDKDYVLPIGKADVKREGHDVTVITYGLAVHFALQAAEKLAETEGISTHILDLRTVYPLDKEAIIDAAKKTGKVLLITEDNKEGSVISEVAAIIAEHCLFDLDAPVQRLAAPDVPAMPYASPLEKRFLLNPEQVEKRIRDLAEF; from the coding sequence ATGGCAGTCATTTCATATATAGAAGCAGTGACACAGGCACTTAAGGAAGAAATGGAACGGGATGAGAATGTTATCGTCATGGGTGAAGATGTCGGCAAACGAGGCGGCGTCTTCCAGGCGACGAAAGGATTATATGATGAATTCGGGGAAAAACGGGTCATTGATACGCCACTTGCTGAATCAGCAATTGTTGGTGTGGGTATTGGAGCAGCGATGTACGGACTGCGCCCTGTTGCCGAAATGCAGTTTTCCGACTTTATGTTACCGGCGACCAATCAGATTATATCAGAAGCGGCGAAATTGCGTTACCGGTCCAACAATGACTGGACGGCACCGATGACGATCCGTGCACCTTATGGCGGGGGTGTACATGGCGGGCTTTATCATTCACAGTCAATGGAGGCCATTTTTGCCAACGTACCCGGGCTGCAAATTGTCATGCCCTCAACCCCATACGATGTAAAAGGATTGTTGAAGGCTGCCATCCGCGATAATGATCCAGTGATCTTTTTTGAACATAAACGCGCCTATCGTTTAATCAAAGGCGAAGTGCCGGATAAGGATTATGTGCTGCCGATTGGTAAGGCGGACGTGAAACGGGAGGGGCATGACGTGACCGTTATTACCTATGGTCTGGCAGTCCATTTTGCTCTTCAGGCAGCAGAAAAGCTTGCAGAAACAGAAGGCATATCTACTCACATTCTCGATCTTCGTACGGTCTATCCTCTGGACAAGGAAGCCATCATCGATGCAGCGAAAAAGACGGGGAAAGTTCTCCTTATTACAGAAGATAATAAAGAAGGCAGTGTGATCAGTGAAGTTGCAGCCATCATCGCCGAACACTGTCTGTTTGATCTGGATGCACCGGTGCAGCGCCTTGCTGCCCCTGATGTTCCGGCTATGCCATATGCTTCGCCGCTGGAAAAACGGTTTTTACTGAATCCTGAGCAAGTGGAAAAGAGGATCCGCGATCTGGCGGAATTTTGA
- a CDS encoding dihydrolipoamide acetyltransferase family protein, whose protein sequence is MNTRQMEMPQLGESVTEGTINQWLVSAGDQVSKYDPIAEVTTDKVNAEIPSSFSGTISALLVDEGDTLPVGQPICTIEVEGTVAGQQLKEGSSSAGTDGKPEDGTMKKRYSPAVLKLAQDNDVALEQLTGSGRGGRITRKDVEKYITSKTDEKRGPLPEKKMAQSFSTAPSQGQKVVSASPVRSDPGDIDVPLTAVRKTIAHNMVRSKHEIPHAWTMIEVDVTNLVNYRNQVKNIFHKKEGAKLTFLPFFIKTIVAALKEYPRMNSTWAGDKIIEKQSVNISLAVASDDALYVPVIQHADELSIKGLATAVDDLARRTRENRLTPDDMQGGTFTVNNTGSFGSIQSQPIINYPQAAILSIESIVKRPVVVNNMIAIRDMVNLCISIDHRVLDGLITGQFLARIKERLENISPENTPIY, encoded by the coding sequence ATGAATACCAGACAAATGGAAATGCCTCAGCTCGGAGAGAGCGTTACAGAAGGAACAATCAATCAGTGGCTCGTCTCCGCAGGGGATCAAGTCAGTAAGTATGACCCCATTGCTGAGGTGACAACAGATAAAGTAAATGCTGAAATCCCTTCGAGTTTCTCCGGAACCATTTCAGCCCTGCTCGTTGATGAGGGAGATACGCTTCCGGTTGGACAGCCAATCTGTACGATAGAGGTCGAAGGTACAGTTGCCGGGCAACAGCTGAAAGAAGGATCTTCATCCGCGGGAACTGATGGAAAACCAGAAGATGGCACGATGAAAAAACGCTATTCTCCAGCCGTACTCAAACTGGCACAGGATAACGATGTGGCACTGGAACAACTGACCGGAAGTGGAAGAGGCGGGAGAATTACCCGTAAAGACGTCGAAAAATATATCACTTCAAAAACGGATGAAAAAAGAGGCCCATTGCCTGAGAAAAAAATGGCGCAAAGTTTTTCAACTGCTCCGTCCCAGGGACAGAAGGTTGTGTCTGCTTCGCCGGTACGAAGTGATCCCGGAGATATCGATGTGCCCCTGACTGCGGTCCGGAAAACGATAGCGCATAACATGGTTCGCAGCAAGCATGAAATTCCACATGCATGGACCATGATCGAGGTGGATGTCACCAACCTGGTTAACTACAGGAACCAGGTCAAGAATATTTTTCATAAAAAGGAAGGCGCAAAGCTGACGTTTCTTCCATTCTTTATCAAAACGATTGTTGCTGCCTTAAAAGAGTATCCGCGCATGAACAGTACCTGGGCAGGAGACAAAATCATTGAAAAGCAGTCCGTTAATATTTCGCTTGCTGTTGCCTCGGACGATGCGCTTTATGTTCCAGTGATTCAGCATGCCGATGAACTGAGTATTAAAGGACTGGCAACTGCTGTTGACGACCTTGCCAGGCGTACACGTGAAAACAGACTGACACCGGACGATATGCAGGGCGGGACATTCACCGTAAATAATACCGGATCTTTCGGTTCCATCCAATCCCAGCCTATCATCAACTATCCGCAGGCAGCCATTCTTTCCATTGAGTCAATTGTCAAACGACCAGTTGTTGTGAATAACATGATTGCCATCCGCGATATGGTAAATCTGTGTATATCGATTGATCATCGGGTTCTTGACGGACTGATTACTGGTCAATTTCTGGCCCGGATCAAGGAACGCCTGGAAAATATTTCACCTGAAAATACACCTATATATTAA